The following coding sequences lie in one Kribbella sp. NBC_00709 genomic window:
- a CDS encoding SigE family RNA polymerase sigma factor, producing MTTGVTVVRAGDSAESFDAFVAARSQTLLRTAYLLTRDHALAEDLVQTALAKAWFHWSKIDNPEPYVRRIMVTTYSSWWRRRWNGEIPTEELPESPAPPGEEQLDLWDAIGRLPRRQRSVVVLRFYEDLSEAETARLMGSTVGTVKSQTAKALAKLRVDPALATSTTADLETPR from the coding sequence GTGACTACGGGGGTGACAGTGGTGCGGGCCGGCGACAGCGCGGAGAGCTTCGACGCCTTTGTGGCGGCGCGCTCGCAGACGCTGTTGCGGACCGCCTATCTGCTGACCCGCGACCACGCGCTGGCCGAGGACCTGGTCCAGACTGCGCTGGCCAAGGCCTGGTTCCACTGGTCCAAGATCGACAACCCGGAGCCGTACGTACGCCGCATCATGGTCACGACGTACTCCTCCTGGTGGCGCCGCCGCTGGAACGGCGAGATCCCGACCGAGGAACTCCCCGAGTCCCCCGCCCCGCCCGGCGAGGAGCAGCTCGATCTCTGGGACGCGATCGGCCGCCTCCCGCGCCGCCAACGGTCTGTCGTGGTACTGCGCTTCTACGAGGACCTCAGCGAGGCCGAGACCGCCCGCCTGATGGGCAGCACGGTCGGCACCGTCAAGAGCCAGACCGCCAAGGCCCTGGCCAAGCTCCGCGTCGATCCCGCGCTCGCCACCAGTACGACAGCAGACCTGGAGACCCCGCGATGA
- a CDS encoding DUF445 domain-containing protein, with protein MATMTLGAADLVRRRGLRQMRSVALALLVLAAVIYVATLHGSGGWAYLNAASEAAMVGALADWFAVTALFRRPLGLPIPHTAIVPTRKDSLAESLEQFVTENFLSEEVVAEKMRTAEVSRRVGEWLADGNHAERIVAEGARTIGAALPKLGDDDVSAFVRGSLLPRFVKEPLSPIAGHFVQSVVEDGAHHALFDLLMVEAYDWLANNRDLLADVVGPRAPRWSPQWVDRIVIDRIHREALAWLADVRDNQTHPARRAVDRLLAQLADDLQHDPETMERFEAWKARMLTHPDMGSSLTAVWDAMRTALIDSINDPNSTLRARAVKALHDLGRRLQDDESLRSGVDARAAEAVGYVVRTYGTEIVSVISDTIERWDGREAAARIELHVGRDLQFIRINGTVVGALVGLLIHTVSQLL; from the coding sequence ATGGCGACCATGACGTTGGGCGCTGCCGATCTGGTACGGCGGCGTGGGCTGCGGCAGATGCGGTCGGTGGCATTGGCGCTGCTGGTGCTCGCGGCGGTGATCTACGTGGCGACGCTGCACGGCAGCGGCGGCTGGGCGTACCTGAACGCGGCCTCCGAGGCGGCGATGGTGGGTGCGCTGGCGGACTGGTTCGCGGTGACCGCGCTGTTCCGGCGGCCGCTCGGGCTGCCGATCCCGCACACCGCGATCGTGCCGACCCGCAAGGACAGCTTGGCGGAAAGTCTCGAGCAGTTCGTGACGGAAAACTTTCTGTCCGAGGAAGTCGTCGCGGAAAAGATGCGGACGGCGGAGGTCAGCCGCCGGGTCGGCGAGTGGCTTGCCGACGGCAACCACGCCGAGCGGATCGTGGCGGAGGGCGCGCGGACGATCGGGGCCGCGTTGCCGAAGCTGGGCGACGACGACGTTTCCGCATTCGTGCGGGGATCGTTGCTGCCGCGGTTCGTGAAGGAGCCGTTGAGCCCGATCGCCGGGCATTTCGTGCAGTCGGTGGTCGAGGACGGCGCACACCACGCGCTGTTCGACCTGCTGATGGTCGAGGCGTACGACTGGCTCGCGAACAACCGGGACCTGCTCGCAGACGTGGTCGGTCCACGGGCGCCGCGCTGGTCGCCGCAGTGGGTGGACCGGATCGTGATCGACCGGATCCACCGCGAGGCGCTCGCGTGGCTGGCCGACGTACGGGACAACCAGACGCACCCCGCGCGGCGGGCGGTCGACCGACTGCTGGCGCAGTTGGCGGACGACCTGCAGCACGATCCCGAGACCATGGAACGCTTCGAGGCGTGGAAGGCGCGGATGCTGACCCATCCGGACATGGGCTCGAGCCTGACCGCCGTCTGGGACGCGATGCGGACGGCGCTGATCGACTCCATCAACGACCCGAACAGCACCCTCCGAGCCCGCGCGGTGAAGGCACTGCATGACCTCGGCCGGCGGCTCCAGGACGACGAGTCGCTGCGCTCCGGGGTCGACGCGCGCGCGGCCGAGGCCGTCGGGTACGTCGTCCGTACGTACGGCACCGAGATCGTCTCGGTCATCTCCGACACGATCGAACGCTGGGACGGTCGCGAGGCCGCCGCGCGGATCGAGCTGCACGTCGGGCGGGACCTGCAGTTCATCCGCATCAACGGGACCGTTGTCGGGGCGCTGGTCGGGCTACTCATTCATACCGTGAGCCAGCTGCTGTGA
- a CDS encoding DUF402 domain-containing protein, whose amino-acid sequence MKATYIRKRKRPSGSGLWPAYLLESDAFGTWFYTPAHSLFRGSNGEVCEVAQLGPGRPGEHCVQLVPRDGWWFAYFRQSGLIHVDVSTPPALVGAEWTFEDLELDPFRRPDGTIGTEDWDELAAAHAAGLITNTEREAAENTARTLEKQFTTNTEPFGRAGWDRLSAAIERDLSPLTDFGNHPVD is encoded by the coding sequence GTGAAGGCGACGTACATCCGGAAACGCAAACGCCCTTCGGGATCGGGGCTCTGGCCGGCGTACCTGTTGGAGAGCGACGCCTTCGGGACGTGGTTCTACACGCCGGCGCATTCACTGTTCCGCGGGAGCAACGGCGAGGTCTGCGAGGTCGCGCAGCTCGGGCCGGGTAGGCCCGGCGAGCATTGCGTTCAGCTCGTGCCGCGCGACGGGTGGTGGTTCGCGTACTTCCGGCAGAGCGGTTTGATCCACGTCGACGTGAGCACTCCGCCGGCGCTGGTCGGTGCCGAGTGGACCTTCGAGGACCTGGAGCTGGACCCGTTCCGCCGGCCGGACGGGACGATCGGCACCGAAGACTGGGACGAACTGGCCGCCGCCCACGCAGCCGGCCTCATCACCAACACGGAACGCGAGGCAGCCGAGAACACCGCCCGCACCCTGGAAAAGCAGTTCACCACCAACACAGAGCCGTTCGGTCGCGCCGGCTGGGACCGCCTGTCAGCGGCGATCGAACGAGACCTATCACCGCTGACCGACTTCGGAAACCACCCCGTGGACTAA